The following are from one region of the Achromobacter xylosoxidans genome:
- a CDS encoding TRAP transporter substrate-binding protein, whose amino-acid sequence MQSCPTLRLMTGIAMAFMTHGAYAVTTLTMTTEYPATSMPGQGVSTFAELVRAKTAGNVVIDASYDASKGIKSADMIDAVQARKVDAGDAFAGALAAKYPLFGVSSLPFLADSLSKARNLNKAARPAYEKLLAAHGQKLLYTTPWPASGIWSKQKLDSVAALKKLSIRTYDATSQDVMQKAGARAQNISFADAMPLIASGEVNAVLSSGDGGAGRKLWEHLPNFAEINYAMPISVATMNLQAYQALDARTRRAIDQAAAQTETEQWKRIDGRLQQNYANMRKNGVAINTSVPLPVQRALKDAAADSVKNWKAAAGPEAAAILKQTGKR is encoded by the coding sequence ATGCAAAGCTGTCCCACCCTCCGCCTGATGACGGGCATCGCCATGGCGTTCATGACGCATGGCGCCTACGCCGTCACCACCCTCACGATGACCACCGAGTACCCGGCCACCTCCATGCCCGGACAAGGCGTATCCACCTTTGCCGAGCTGGTCCGCGCCAAGACGGCGGGCAATGTCGTCATCGACGCCAGCTACGACGCGTCCAAGGGGATCAAGTCGGCCGACATGATCGATGCGGTGCAAGCGCGCAAGGTGGATGCGGGCGACGCCTTCGCCGGCGCGCTGGCGGCCAAGTATCCCTTGTTCGGCGTGTCGTCCCTGCCCTTTCTGGCGGACTCGCTGTCCAAGGCCCGCAACCTGAACAAGGCCGCCCGCCCCGCCTACGAGAAGCTGTTGGCGGCGCATGGGCAGAAGCTGCTCTACACCACGCCGTGGCCCGCGTCCGGCATCTGGTCCAAGCAGAAACTGGACAGCGTCGCGGCCTTGAAGAAGCTGAGCATCCGCACCTACGACGCCACGTCGCAGGACGTCATGCAGAAGGCCGGCGCCCGCGCGCAGAACATCTCCTTCGCGGACGCGATGCCGCTGATCGCCTCGGGCGAGGTCAACGCGGTGCTGTCCTCAGGCGACGGCGGCGCGGGCCGCAAGCTCTGGGAGCACCTGCCCAACTTCGCGGAGATCAACTACGCCATGCCGATCTCGGTGGCGACGATGAACCTGCAGGCTTACCAGGCGCTGGATGCGCGCACGCGCCGCGCCATCGACCAGGCCGCGGCGCAGACCGAAACCGAACAATGGAAGCGCATCGACGGCCGCCTGCAGCAGAACTACGCCAACATGCGCAAGAACGGCGTGGCAATCAATACGTCGGTGCCCCTGCCCGTGCAGCGCGCGCTGAAGGATGCAGCGGCGGACTCGGTCAAGAACTGGAAGGCAGCGGCCGGTCCTGAAGCCGCCGCCATCCTGAAGCAGACAGGCAAGCGCTAG
- a CDS encoding nuclear transport factor 2 family protein encodes MTPRRLVEEWVARFNAADAAGLAELYDEKAVNHQVTQEPIVGREAIRAMFEREFAQADMTCIVETIHEAGEVAALEWRDPLGLRGCGFFTVRDGRIVFQRGYWDKLSFLKMHGLPLE; translated from the coding sequence ATGACTCCGCGACGACTGGTCGAAGAATGGGTCGCACGGTTCAATGCCGCCGATGCCGCCGGCCTGGCCGAGCTTTACGATGAAAAGGCTGTGAACCACCAGGTCACCCAGGAGCCCATCGTCGGACGCGAGGCCATACGCGCGATGTTTGAACGGGAGTTCGCCCAGGCCGACATGACCTGCATCGTGGAGACGATCCATGAGGCCGGAGAGGTCGCGGCCCTGGAGTGGCGTGATCCTCTGGGCCTGCGCGGCTGCGGCTTCTTCACCGTGCGCGACGGCAGGATCGTGTTCCAACGGGGCTACTGGGACAAGCTGTCCTTCTTGAAGATGCATGGCCTGCCCCTCGAGTAA
- a CDS encoding DUF6088 family protein, which yields MKLEDRMSRSIKQRAGVVVLRSDFADMASDSQIGRVLARFVDDGMLVRVSKGAFAKTRINKFTGKPTPAGTLEMITAELFRKLKISVKPSALAAEYSSGKSTQIPMGATVSTGRRRITRKVTVGSSTLTYEKDLRRTEV from the coding sequence ATGAAGCTGGAAGATCGCATGAGTCGCTCGATCAAGCAGCGCGCAGGGGTTGTCGTCTTGCGCTCGGACTTTGCCGATATGGCGAGCGACTCACAGATCGGGCGAGTCTTGGCCCGCTTCGTCGATGACGGAATGCTTGTACGCGTCAGCAAAGGGGCTTTTGCCAAGACCCGCATCAACAAGTTCACGGGCAAACCGACCCCCGCAGGAACGCTGGAAATGATTACTGCGGAGCTTTTTCGCAAGCTCAAGATCTCTGTGAAACCGAGCGCGCTCGCAGCCGAGTACAGCAGCGGCAAATCGACCCAGATTCCCATGGGGGCGACTGTCAGTACGGGGCGCCGGCGCATCACTCGAAAAGTGACTGTAGGGAGCAGTACGCTGACGTATGAAAAGGATCTCAGACGAACAGAAGTCTGA
- a CDS encoding nucleotidyl transferase AbiEii/AbiGii toxin family protein — MKRISDEQKSDIEDAATAGLLGTLPPAVAEKDLHITDALRVLAEIRSTHIAHRKDRKKGDPRPASVTVATRQVFAGGTCLSKAHGLVERMSEDIDIKVALDDVPKGYVLQDGHTYRARLGNLHRQVERRLTDIGFQLVTRDDEENPVARDSRRYYCLSLSYAAHFQDVSGALRPELKLELIHRPPVLPAEIREMGYMLDGFVPRVAPLRFSMACITVAETLAEKVLSLLRRCAWSWDGHQRGEYDAALVRHIYDVWRIAGTRPDAFAAARQIFAKLVRKDVEEFRGQHPGFDQDAYSVLRRTLAAAAVHEGLKTNFEQRLKPLLYAAQKPDFETCYAVFARAAEELLDHRV, encoded by the coding sequence ATGAAAAGGATCTCAGACGAACAGAAGTCTGATATTGAAGACGCCGCCACGGCCGGCCTGCTGGGAACTTTGCCGCCTGCCGTCGCTGAGAAGGACTTGCACATCACTGATGCGCTGCGCGTTCTGGCTGAAATCAGGAGCACGCATATCGCGCATCGGAAAGACCGCAAGAAGGGGGATCCCAGGCCGGCGTCCGTCACCGTGGCTACGCGCCAGGTCTTCGCCGGCGGGACCTGCCTTTCGAAAGCGCATGGTCTGGTTGAGCGGATGTCCGAGGACATCGACATCAAGGTTGCGCTGGACGATGTACCGAAAGGTTATGTGCTGCAAGACGGGCACACATACCGGGCTCGGCTAGGCAATTTGCATCGGCAGGTGGAGCGGCGTCTCACGGATATCGGCTTCCAACTTGTGACGCGGGACGATGAGGAGAACCCCGTTGCGCGGGACAGCCGTCGTTACTACTGCCTGTCGCTTTCGTATGCGGCGCATTTTCAGGACGTATCCGGTGCGCTGCGTCCCGAACTCAAGCTTGAGCTGATACATCGTCCTCCCGTGTTGCCGGCTGAAATACGCGAAATGGGCTACATGCTCGACGGCTTTGTTCCGCGCGTAGCGCCCCTGCGCTTTTCGATGGCGTGCATCACGGTCGCGGAGACGCTCGCGGAGAAGGTGTTGTCACTGCTGCGGCGCTGCGCTTGGAGTTGGGATGGGCATCAGCGCGGCGAGTACGACGCCGCCTTGGTGCGACATATCTATGACGTCTGGCGTATTGCTGGAACCCGGCCCGATGCCTTTGCGGCAGCCCGTCAGATCTTTGCGAAGCTGGTCCGAAAGGATGTAGAGGAATTCCGCGGCCAGCATCCTGGGTTTGATCAAGACGCATACTCGGTGCTGAGGCGGACGCTGGCTGCTGCTGCCGTCCATGAAGGGTTGAAGACCAACTTCGAGCAGCGTCTGAAGCCACTGCTCTATGCTGCGCAGAAGCCGGATTTCGAAACCTGCTATGCGGTCTTTGCGCGTGCTGCAGAAGAGTTGCTGGATCACCGCGTTTGA
- a CDS encoding acyl-CoA dehydrogenase produces MSSNPSFHWQDPLLLDQQLTEEERMVRDAAYAYAQDKLAPRVLNAFRNEQTDPAIFSEMGELGLLGATIPVEYGGAGLNYVSYGLIAREVERIDSGYRSMMSVQSSLVMVPINEFGSEAQKQKYLPKLARGEWIGCFGLTEPNHGSDPGGMETRAVKTSDGYKISGNKMWITNSPIADVFVVWAKCVGGDFDGKIRGFILEKGMKGLSAPAIHGKVGLRASITGEIVMDEVEVSADQMMPGVSGLKGPFTCLNSARYGIAWGAVGAAEACWHTARQYTLDRKQFGRPLAANQLIQKKLADMQTEITLALQGCLRLGRMKDEGTAAVEITSIMKRNSCGKALDIARLARDMLGGNGISDEFGVARHLVNLEVVNTYEGTHDVHALILGRAQTGIQAFY; encoded by the coding sequence ATGTCCTCGAATCCTTCCTTTCACTGGCAAGACCCCCTGTTGCTGGACCAGCAACTGACCGAAGAAGAACGCATGGTGCGTGACGCAGCCTACGCCTATGCGCAGGACAAGCTCGCCCCGCGCGTGCTGAACGCGTTCCGCAACGAACAGACCGACCCGGCCATCTTCTCCGAAATGGGCGAACTGGGCCTGCTGGGCGCCACCATCCCCGTCGAATACGGCGGCGCCGGCCTGAACTACGTCAGCTACGGCCTGATCGCCCGCGAAGTCGAACGCATCGACTCCGGCTACCGCTCCATGATGAGCGTGCAGTCGTCCCTGGTGATGGTGCCGATCAACGAATTCGGCAGCGAAGCGCAGAAGCAGAAATACCTGCCCAAGCTGGCCCGCGGCGAATGGATCGGCTGCTTCGGCCTGACCGAACCCAACCACGGCTCCGACCCCGGCGGCATGGAAACCCGCGCCGTCAAGACGTCCGACGGCTACAAGATTTCCGGCAACAAGATGTGGATCACCAACTCTCCCATCGCCGACGTCTTCGTGGTGTGGGCCAAGTGCGTCGGCGGCGACTTCGACGGCAAGATCCGCGGCTTCATCCTGGAAAAGGGCATGAAGGGCCTGTCGGCCCCCGCCATCCACGGCAAGGTCGGTCTGCGCGCCTCGATCACCGGTGAAATCGTCATGGACGAAGTGGAAGTGTCCGCCGACCAGATGATGCCCGGCGTGTCCGGCCTGAAGGGTCCGTTCACCTGCCTGAACTCGGCCCGCTACGGCATCGCCTGGGGCGCCGTGGGCGCCGCCGAAGCTTGCTGGCACACCGCCCGCCAGTACACGCTGGACCGCAAGCAGTTCGGCCGCCCCCTGGCCGCCAACCAGCTGATCCAGAAGAAGCTGGCCGACATGCAGACCGAAATCACGCTGGCCCTGCAAGGCTGCCTGCGCCTGGGCCGCATGAAGGACGAAGGCACCGCCGCCGTCGAAATCACCTCCATCATGAAGCGCAATTCCTGCGGCAAGGCGCTGGACATCGCCCGCCTGGCGCGCGACATGCTCGGCGGCAACGGCATCTCCGACGAATTCGGCGTGGCCCGCCACCTGGTGAACCTGGAAGTGGTCAACACCTACGAAGGCACCCACGACGTGCACGCCCTGATCCTGGGCCGCGCGCAGACCGGCATCCAGGCGTTCTATTGA